From Polyangia bacterium, the proteins below share one genomic window:
- the asnB gene encoding asparagine synthase B, with protein MCGILALLNLDPTQAPHVDLRRQALGQAKKIRHRGPDWSGIHADATAILIHERLAIVDVEHGAQPLVDVRTGAVLAVNGEIYNHQELRQGLKSDHVFQTDSDCEPILYLYDEESPKTFLERMNGIFAFVLHDPRRKTFLVARDPLGVVPLYMGWDRQERLYVASEMKALVGVCERIKEFPPGHYYLGHEANKGFQRYYQPAWAAEGALPSVAYDPATLRDALEAAVHRQLMSDVPYGVLVSGGIDSSIIAAITARYCQRRIESGDKEAAWWPRLHSFAIGLKGAPDLAPAKMVADHIGSVHHEMHFTVQEGLDALSDVIQQLETFDITTIRASTPMYLLMRKVRAMGIKMVLSGEGADEIFGGYLYFHKAPDGAELHAETVRKLQKLHLYDCARANKSCAAWGVEARVPYLDRDFLDVAMMLDPKVKIPRNAPRPRPIEKWPLREAFQGYLPDEILWRQKEQFSDGVGYGWIQALKDTAEQEVSDAVLASAAERFPLKTPETKEAYLYRRIFEQHFPQGSCAACVPWERSVACSTETALKWDSAFQKMIDPSGRAVIDVHEGAHG; from the coding sequence TCGCCGCCAGGCCCTCGGCCAGGCGAAGAAGATTCGCCACCGAGGCCCCGACTGGAGCGGCATTCACGCCGACGCCACCGCCATCCTGATCCATGAGCGTCTGGCCATCGTCGACGTCGAACATGGTGCCCAGCCTCTGGTCGACGTCCGAACGGGCGCGGTGCTGGCGGTCAATGGCGAGATCTATAACCACCAGGAGCTGCGCCAGGGACTCAAATCCGATCACGTCTTTCAGACCGACTCTGATTGTGAACCGATCCTGTACCTCTACGATGAAGAGTCGCCCAAGACCTTCCTCGAGCGGATGAACGGCATCTTCGCCTTCGTGCTTCACGATCCGCGCCGGAAGACATTTCTTGTCGCCCGCGATCCGCTCGGCGTGGTTCCGCTTTATATGGGGTGGGATCGGCAAGAACGCCTCTATGTCGCCTCGGAGATGAAGGCCCTCGTCGGCGTTTGCGAGCGCATCAAAGAGTTCCCTCCCGGCCACTACTATCTCGGGCACGAGGCGAACAAGGGTTTCCAGCGCTACTACCAGCCGGCCTGGGCAGCGGAGGGCGCGCTGCCATCCGTTGCTTACGATCCGGCCACGCTGCGCGACGCGCTGGAGGCCGCCGTCCATCGCCAGTTGATGAGCGACGTGCCCTACGGCGTTCTCGTCTCCGGCGGAATCGACAGTTCGATCATCGCTGCGATCACCGCTCGCTATTGCCAGCGGCGGATCGAAAGCGGCGACAAGGAGGCTGCCTGGTGGCCCCGGCTTCACTCGTTTGCCATCGGCCTCAAAGGAGCGCCCGACCTGGCGCCGGCGAAAATGGTGGCCGATCACATCGGCTCCGTACACCACGAGATGCACTTCACCGTGCAGGAGGGGCTGGACGCCCTGTCCGACGTCATTCAGCAGCTCGAGACCTTCGACATCACGACCATCCGGGCCTCGACTCCCATGTACCTGCTCATGCGCAAGGTGCGGGCGATGGGAATCAAGATGGTCCTTTCGGGCGAGGGCGCGGACGAAATCTTCGGCGGGTACCTTTACTTTCACAAGGCTCCCGACGGCGCAGAACTCCACGCCGAAACGGTGCGGAAATTACAGAAGCTGCACCTTTATGACTGCGCCCGAGCCAACAAATCCTGCGCTGCTTGGGGCGTCGAGGCGCGGGTGCCGTACCTGGATCGGGATTTTCTCGATGTCGCGATGATGCTCGACCCGAAGGTCAAGATTCCCAGGAACGCCCCGCGACCGCGGCCGATCGAGAAATGGCCGCTGCGCGAAGCCTTCCAGGGCTACCTCCCCGACGAGATCCTCTGGCGCCAGAAGGAGCAGTTCTCCGACGGCGTCGGCTACGGCTGGATCCAGGCGCTCAAGGACACCGCCGAACAAGAGGTGAGCGATGCCGTGCTGGCGAGCGCGGCCGAGCGCTTCCCGCTCAAGACACCGGAGACCAAGGAGGCCTACCTCTACCGGCGCATCTTCGAGCAGCACTTTCCTCAGGGGAGCTGCGCCGCCTGCGTGCCCTGGGAACGCAGCGTCGCCTGCAGCACGGAGACCGCCCTCAAGTGGGATTCCGCTTTCCAGAAAATGATCGATCCCTCGGGGCGGGCCGTGATCGACGTTCATGAGGGAGCCCATGGTTAA
- a CDS encoding acyl-CoA dehydrogenase family protein has protein sequence MNDELRIFRSTARQFIAREFVPHQARWREQHRPDAEAWPAAGRVGLLLPDVPQEYGGGGGTFAHEAIVHEELARADVRFGSIVQSIVAHYILDYGNEAQKRRWLPRMAQGELVAAIAMTEPGAGSDLQAMRTTARREADQYIVNGSKTFITNGFHAGLLCLAVKTDPKAAGPSGISMIVVETKDLRGYHVGRSLEKLGRHGQDTCELFFEDVRVPAANLLGPVEGKGFSQMMKQLPYERVSIAVGAMATIERAVAITTEYVKERTAFGKPLIELQNTRFKLAECKTEAHISRVFVDDCIQRFVAGRLDAVTAAMAKYWLTDRQSRIIDECLQLHGGYGYLTEFPIARMWADSRVERIYAGSNEIMKEVIGWSL, from the coding sequence ATGAACGACGAGCTGCGAATCTTCCGCTCGACCGCCCGGCAGTTCATCGCCAGGGAGTTCGTGCCGCACCAAGCCCGCTGGCGCGAACAGCATCGCCCGGACGCCGAAGCTTGGCCGGCCGCCGGGCGCGTCGGCCTGCTACTCCCCGACGTTCCCCAGGAGTACGGCGGCGGTGGCGGGACCTTCGCCCATGAGGCCATCGTCCACGAGGAGCTCGCCCGCGCGGACGTGCGCTTCGGCTCCATCGTGCAGAGCATCGTCGCGCACTACATCCTCGACTACGGCAACGAGGCGCAAAAGCGCAGATGGCTGCCGCGTATGGCGCAGGGCGAGCTGGTGGCGGCGATCGCGATGACTGAGCCGGGCGCCGGCTCCGACCTGCAGGCCATGCGGACCACCGCCCGCCGCGAGGCGGACCAATACATCGTCAATGGCTCGAAGACCTTCATCACCAATGGCTTTCATGCCGGCCTTTTGTGCTTGGCGGTCAAGACCGATCCCAAAGCCGCAGGTCCAAGCGGCATCTCGATGATCGTCGTCGAGACCAAGGACCTGCGCGGTTATCACGTCGGGCGTTCGCTGGAAAAGCTGGGCCGGCACGGACAGGACACCTGCGAGCTTTTCTTCGAGGACGTGCGGGTGCCAGCGGCGAACTTGCTCGGGCCGGTCGAAGGAAAGGGCTTTTCTCAGATGATGAAGCAGCTCCCTTACGAGCGGGTCTCCATCGCGGTGGGAGCGATGGCGACCATCGAGCGAGCGGTGGCCATCACCACCGAGTACGTCAAGGAGCGGACAGCGTTCGGCAAGCCGCTCATCGAGCTGCAGAACACGCGCTTCAAGCTGGCCGAGTGCAAGACGGAGGCGCACATCAGCCGCGTCTTCGTCGATGACTGCATCCAGCGCTTCGTCGCCGGGCGGCTCGACGCTGTCACCGCGGCGATGGCCAAGTACTGGCTGACCGATCGGCAGAGCCGGATCATCGACGAGTGCCTGCAGCTACACGGCGGATACGGCTACTTGACCGAGTTTCCGATCGCTCGCATGTGGGCCGACAGCCGCGTCGAGCGGATCTACGCCGGCTCGAACGAGATCATGAAAGAAGTGATCGGATGGTCTTTATGA
- a CDS encoding amino acid adenylation domain-containing protein, which produces MNAVALTLEDRLSFWKEALAGAPVKLELPTDKPRPATQSPFRARASFAVSGPVFERLKAIGAAEQAGPFVILGAAFLVLLNRYTAQDDILLAAPLGPADGEDRGTRTVVIRARFTDALLFRSLLQQVRDWTLDAEEHSEISFEELVAELAPRPDPSHAPLCQVGFVLEQAENGVGAAAVARREAAHRAADQATALCDLTLFFAEGLSGLEASIAYSPDLFDADTIRRMCGHYGALLEAVAQDPQQPVKTLSMLTARERAQLLDEWNDTAAAFPSTCAHQLFEQQVTQHPDTVALLFEGQSSSYRELNERANQIAHLLRKKGVGPDVLVGVCLERCPQMVAALLGVWKAGGAYVPLDPAHPKDRLAYTLTDAAAKVLITDDAHRPLFPSEVDAVCVDSDAAVIAAESTSDLGATQTPADLAYVMYTSGSTGQPKGVMVLQRGLVNYLCWAIKTYRADAGGAVPVHSSIGFDLTVTALFVPLAGGISIEILREDVAGQKLVAAMREGRDRSLVKITPAHLALLSDQLGANGVPDRTRLFVIGGENLTAESLSLWRDHAPRTRLINEYGPTETVVGCCVHEVAAGDPRSGSVIIGRPIANTRLYVLDRHLNPLPVGAVGELYIGGAGVARGYLNRPDLTEERFLPDPFSTERQARMYKSGDLARYRPDGALEYLGRVDNQVKVRGYRIELGEIEATLADHPAVKACAVLAREDTPGNKHLVGYVVALADGPDVHNPPAVEDLRQFLRGRLPEYMVPGQFVFLDAMPLTGNGKVDRKALPVPSPERATPAARVAPRNEIEDKLSAIWQEMLALQNIGVDDNFFELGGHSLLAIKVVTRIRKVLDVDLPPQAVIDDPTIAALARTVSALLGPVAEEPATTVVAARHARRGPCFFGEPPLFGVYHPPTSGPRRDTALLVCPSIGHEHTRGHHAIQILCDAAARAGFAALRFDYTGVGDSAGTLSDASPDGWCADIQRAIEELIARSGARAVHLVGLRLGAVLAVAALQRGGPAFYRKIQSVCLWDPLPSGEAFFRQARTFQDRFLRDRGRFSAKTIRRRPPRGAGDYLVGYAFPDAVTRSIGQLGLPGAEDWPPVTMRAVLSEGSPVWDGLAARLVSAGRAISSEVVKGAPGIWGDYVQHEKTLRAGPVTARIVDQLAEDDR; this is translated from the coding sequence ATGAACGCCGTCGCTCTGACGCTCGAAGACCGTCTGTCATTTTGGAAAGAGGCGCTCGCCGGGGCGCCGGTCAAGCTCGAGCTGCCGACCGACAAGCCGCGCCCGGCGACACAGAGTCCGTTTCGCGCGCGCGCCAGCTTCGCGGTCTCGGGCCCGGTCTTTGAACGGCTGAAGGCCATCGGCGCAGCGGAGCAGGCCGGGCCGTTCGTGATCCTCGGCGCCGCGTTTCTGGTCTTGCTGAACCGATACACCGCCCAGGACGACATCCTGCTCGCGGCGCCGCTCGGCCCGGCGGATGGAGAGGACAGAGGGACGCGGACGGTGGTCATCAGGGCGCGGTTCACCGACGCCCTGTTGTTTCGCTCGCTGCTTCAACAAGTGCGGGACTGGACGCTGGACGCCGAGGAGCATTCCGAGATCAGCTTCGAAGAGCTGGTCGCCGAGCTGGCTCCCAGGCCCGACCCCAGCCACGCGCCTCTCTGCCAGGTCGGCTTCGTCCTCGAGCAGGCGGAGAACGGGGTCGGCGCTGCCGCCGTCGCGCGGCGCGAGGCAGCCCACCGCGCCGCCGACCAGGCGACCGCCCTCTGCGATCTCACGCTCTTCTTTGCCGAAGGACTCTCCGGTCTCGAAGCGTCGATCGCCTACAGCCCCGATCTGTTCGATGCCGACACCATCCGGCGGATGTGTGGGCACTACGGTGCGTTGCTGGAGGCCGTGGCCCAAGACCCGCAGCAGCCGGTGAAAACGCTGTCGATGCTCACCGCACGCGAACGAGCGCAACTGCTGGACGAGTGGAACGACACCGCGGCGGCGTTTCCGTCGACCTGCGCCCACCAATTGTTCGAACAGCAGGTCACCCAGCATCCCGACACCGTCGCCTTGCTGTTCGAGGGGCAGTCATCGAGCTATCGCGAGCTGAACGAGCGGGCGAATCAGATCGCCCATTTGCTGCGCAAGAAGGGCGTCGGCCCGGACGTGCTGGTGGGCGTATGCCTCGAACGTTGCCCGCAGATGGTGGCCGCGCTGCTCGGCGTCTGGAAAGCCGGCGGGGCGTACGTGCCGCTCGATCCCGCCCATCCCAAAGATCGACTGGCTTACACGCTCACGGACGCTGCCGCAAAGGTGTTGATCACCGACGACGCGCACCGCCCGCTGTTCCCGTCCGAAGTCGACGCCGTCTGCGTGGACTCCGACGCGGCGGTCATCGCCGCCGAGAGCACCAGCGATCTCGGTGCGACGCAGACGCCGGCGGATCTGGCCTACGTGATGTACACGTCGGGATCGACCGGTCAGCCCAAGGGGGTGATGGTCTTGCAGCGGGGCCTGGTCAACTATCTCTGCTGGGCGATCAAGACCTATCGCGCTGATGCGGGCGGTGCCGTTCCCGTGCACAGTTCGATCGGGTTCGATCTGACGGTCACCGCGCTGTTCGTGCCGCTCGCTGGAGGGATCAGCATCGAGATCCTTCGTGAGGACGTGGCCGGGCAGAAGCTGGTGGCGGCGATGCGAGAAGGGCGCGACCGCAGCCTGGTCAAGATCACGCCGGCTCACCTGGCGCTGCTCTCCGACCAGCTCGGCGCCAATGGCGTGCCCGATCGGACCAGGCTGTTCGTCATCGGTGGGGAGAACCTGACCGCCGAGAGCCTGTCGCTGTGGCGCGACCACGCGCCGCGAACCCGACTCATCAACGAATACGGCCCGACGGAGACGGTGGTCGGCTGCTGCGTGCACGAGGTGGCAGCGGGCGATCCGCGCAGCGGTTCGGTGATCATCGGGCGGCCGATCGCCAACACCCGGCTTTACGTGCTGGATCGCCACCTCAATCCATTACCGGTGGGCGCGGTGGGCGAGCTTTACATCGGCGGCGCCGGCGTGGCGCGCGGGTACCTCAATCGACCGGACTTGACCGAGGAACGGTTCCTTCCCGATCCGTTCTCGACCGAGCGCCAGGCGCGCATGTACAAGTCAGGTGATCTGGCGCGCTATCGGCCGGACGGCGCGCTCGAATACCTCGGCCGCGTCGACAACCAGGTGAAGGTTCGCGGCTATCGGATCGAGCTCGGCGAGATCGAGGCGACGCTGGCCGATCATCCGGCCGTGAAGGCCTGCGCCGTGCTGGCCCGCGAGGACACGCCGGGGAACAAGCACCTCGTCGGCTATGTCGTCGCCCTGGCCGATGGTCCCGATGTTCACAACCCTCCCGCCGTCGAGGACCTGCGCCAGTTCCTGCGCGGCCGCTTGCCGGAGTACATGGTCCCCGGGCAGTTCGTGTTTCTAGATGCGATGCCCCTCACCGGCAACGGCAAGGTCGATCGAAAGGCGTTGCCGGTCCCTTCGCCCGAGCGGGCGACGCCGGCCGCCCGGGTGGCGCCCCGAAATGAGATCGAGGACAAGCTGAGCGCCATCTGGCAGGAGATGCTCGCCCTCCAGAACATCGGGGTCGACGACAATTTCTTCGAGCTCGGCGGACATTCCCTGCTGGCGATCAAGGTCGTCACGCGCATACGCAAGGTCCTGGACGTCGACCTGCCGCCCCAGGCGGTGATCGACGACCCGACCATCGCGGCGCTGGCGCGGACGGTCTCGGCGTTGCTGGGTCCCGTCGCCGAGGAGCCGGCGACGACCGTCGTCGCCGCCCGCCACGCCCGCCGTGGGCCTTGCTTCTTCGGCGAGCCGCCGCTGTTTGGCGTCTACCACCCGCCGACGTCCGGTCCCCGGCGCGACACCGCGCTGCTGGTGTGTCCATCGATCGGTCACGAGCACACCCGCGGTCACCACGCGATCCAGATCCTGTGCGACGCGGCGGCGCGGGCCGGCTTCGCGGCGCTGCGCTTCGACTATACCGGCGTGGGCGATTCGGCCGGCACCCTGAGCGATGCCAGTCCTGACGGATGGTGCGCCGACATCCAGCGCGCAATCGAGGAGCTGATCGCGCGCTCGGGGGCGCGCGCGGTGCACCTGGTTGGCCTTCGACTGGGGGCGGTCCTGGCTGTGGCGGCTTTGCAGCGCGGGGGACCGGCTTTTTATCGCAAGATTCAGTCTGTCTGTCTTTGGGATCCGTTGCCTTCCGGCGAGGCGTTCTTCCGGCAGGCGCGCACCTTCCAGGACCGTTTTTTGCGCGACCGCGGTCGGTTCTCGGCAAAGACCATTCGCCGGCGGCCGCCCCGGGGAGCCGGCGACTATCTCGTGGGCTACGCGTTCCCCGACGCGGTGACGCGTTCGATCGGGCAGCTCGGCTTGCCGGGCGCGGAAGACTGGCCGCCGGTCACCATGCGGGCGGTGCTGTCCGAGGGCTCGCCGGTCTGGGACGGCCTGGCGGCACGGCTGGTGTCGGCCGGCCGCGCCATCTCGTCGGAGGTGGTGAAGGGCGCGCCCGGCATCTGGGGCGACTACGTCCAGCACGAAAAGACGCTGCGTGCAGGGCCCGTCACAGCGCGCATCGTCGACCAATTGGCGGAGGATGACCGATGA
- a CDS encoding polysaccharide deacetylase family protein translates to MAANAPHLVIFNSGFVHHVGPGRLAVDIARRVAGLGISTLRFDFCGIGDSAAHATSLDSIASGIADAREAMDRLSATHGARTFVVLGLCSGARYAHHVALADPRVVGAVMFDGYAFSTVRSRAMEVRERLEEPRALLTGAYRRARLLIDGRAAPAAAPSVFSREGFFPEDISRAQMASDLQTLAERGVAMLNIYSGEWKTYTYEGQLQGAFPEVRLAPVLTERLIESADHLYFTPGERATMLQTLTSWLRQRFVQVSSSPAPTARPSDAAAQPLAPKLVGASMARRAEGGAVALSKREHAARILSAPGLGRLMAWLGRWDGLLVLNYHRVGHAAESMGDDALFSATPEAFDAQIQSLVANSDLIGHDDLDSVLEGKRRGRFVHITFDDGYQDNFTEALPVLRRHGVGASFFVTTSFLDDRGASWWDQIAWMVKGSVREAIAPNQFFSERLLLGEPAQGAAIRFLLQIYKGLPSAAGPSFLEFLADATGSGRCPEGSGDSTWMTWDMVRQAAAAGMGIGGHTVTHPILARLSREEQEWQVGHCGARLEQELGRPMTLFSYPIGGRTSFNADTHAALARSGVQYAFSYYGGYQSTQQWNRYDIKRVAIEAALSPDSFESLFRFPQLFAS, encoded by the coding sequence GTGGCGGCGAACGCGCCTCACCTCGTCATTTTCAACTCGGGATTCGTCCATCACGTCGGTCCCGGCCGCCTGGCGGTGGACATCGCCCGGCGCGTGGCCGGCCTGGGCATCTCGACACTGCGGTTCGATTTCTGCGGCATCGGCGACAGCGCCGCCCACGCGACCTCCCTCGACTCAATCGCCAGCGGGATCGCCGACGCACGCGAAGCGATGGATCGCCTTTCGGCCACGCATGGCGCGCGTACATTCGTGGTGCTGGGGCTCTGCTCGGGGGCCCGGTACGCCCACCACGTCGCCCTGGCCGACCCACGCGTCGTCGGGGCGGTGATGTTCGACGGCTACGCGTTTTCCACCGTCCGCTCGCGAGCAATGGAGGTGCGCGAGCGGCTAGAGGAACCGCGCGCCCTTCTGACCGGAGCCTACCGGCGGGCGCGGCTCCTGATCGACGGCCGGGCGGCGCCGGCGGCTGCTCCATCGGTCTTCAGCCGCGAGGGTTTCTTCCCTGAAGACATCAGCCGAGCGCAGATGGCGAGTGATCTCCAGACGCTGGCAGAGCGCGGTGTCGCCATGCTGAACATCTACTCGGGCGAGTGGAAGACCTATACCTACGAAGGCCAGTTGCAGGGAGCGTTTCCCGAGGTACGGCTTGCGCCGGTCCTGACCGAGCGGCTCATCGAATCGGCCGATCACCTCTACTTCACGCCTGGGGAGCGGGCGACCATGCTGCAGACACTGACCAGCTGGCTGCGCCAGCGCTTTGTCCAAGTGTCTTCATCACCAGCGCCGACCGCGCGCCCCAGCGACGCTGCCGCCCAGCCGCTCGCGCCCAAGCTTGTCGGCGCGTCCATGGCTCGCCGAGCAGAGGGGGGAGCGGTCGCGCTGTCGAAGCGAGAACACGCCGCCAGGATCCTTTCGGCGCCCGGGCTCGGGCGCCTGATGGCCTGGCTCGGGCGCTGGGACGGATTGCTGGTCCTCAACTATCACCGGGTGGGACATGCCGCGGAAAGCATGGGCGACGATGCGTTGTTCAGCGCGACGCCGGAGGCCTTTGATGCGCAGATTCAATCCCTCGTCGCGAACAGCGACCTGATCGGCCACGATGATCTCGACTCTGTTCTGGAGGGAAAGCGGCGCGGGCGCTTTGTGCACATCACCTTTGACGACGGCTACCAGGACAACTTTACCGAGGCGCTTCCGGTGTTACGCCGGCACGGCGTGGGGGCTTCGTTTTTCGTCACCACGTCGTTCTTGGACGATCGTGGCGCCTCGTGGTGGGACCAGATCGCCTGGATGGTGAAGGGCAGCGTCCGCGAAGCGATCGCTCCCAATCAGTTCTTCTCCGAGCGGCTGCTCCTCGGCGAACCAGCCCAAGGCGCCGCCATTCGCTTTCTACTGCAGATCTACAAAGGACTTCCCAGCGCCGCGGGGCCGAGTTTTCTCGAATTTCTTGCCGACGCGACCGGCAGCGGTCGATGTCCCGAGGGTAGCGGTGACTCGACCTGGATGACGTGGGACATGGTCCGGCAGGCCGCCGCTGCTGGCATGGGCATCGGCGGCCACACCGTCACCCACCCGATCCTCGCCCGACTGTCACGCGAGGAGCAGGAATGGCAGGTCGGGCACTGTGGAGCGCGCCTAGAGCAAGAGCTGGGGCGGCCGATGACGCTCTTCAGTTACCCCATCGGCGGGCGGACCTCCTTCAACGCCGATACGCACGCCGCCCTGGCTCGCAGCGGCGTGCAATATGCCTTCAGCTATTACGGCGGCTACCAGAGCACGCAGCAATGGAACCGCTACGACATCAAGCGCGTCGCCATCGAGGCGGCCCTCAGCCCGGATTCATTCGAGAGTCTCTTCAGGTTTCCCCAGCTGTTCGCGAGCTGA
- a CDS encoding LysR family transcriptional regulator, translating to MNEPLETAELLAFAKTVEAKSLSRAAAELRVPRATISRRLARLEERLAVRLLRRTTRSLVLTDAGDALYRHARIVLDAVAHAESSVRRTDDVIRGDLRVSAPPMLNQSFHDLFVDFARRYPAVRLQVHLSTQVVDLARGDYDVAIRAGTQIQPGLVARTLVRDPVIAVASPAYLANEGVPRTRRDLRDHRCLMGFARGEVPQTHWPVGRGLLHVEGAFFTNDMTLLCAAALQGLGIALVPSLLVRALVDSGELVHVLPGALGGESHVAVVYPEREFVPPAVRAFVDAVAAWAKTNLTKESISDDCQDAHARRKRVQRRQASRRSKAA from the coding sequence ATGAACGAACCCTTGGAAACCGCCGAGCTGCTGGCCTTTGCCAAGACCGTCGAGGCCAAGTCGCTGTCCCGGGCTGCGGCCGAGCTGCGCGTTCCCCGGGCGACCATCAGCCGTCGTCTGGCCCGCCTGGAAGAGCGGCTGGCCGTGCGCCTTCTGCGCCGGACCACGCGCAGCCTGGTCTTGACCGACGCCGGCGATGCCCTGTACCGCCACGCCCGCATCGTCCTGGACGCTGTCGCGCACGCCGAATCCAGCGTGCGCCGCACCGACGACGTCATCCGCGGCGACCTGCGCGTATCGGCCCCGCCGATGCTGAACCAAAGCTTTCACGACCTGTTCGTCGACTTTGCCCGCCGCTATCCCGCCGTCCGCCTGCAGGTGCACCTGTCGACCCAGGTCGTCGACCTGGCGCGCGGCGACTATGACGTGGCCATTCGAGCGGGGACGCAGATCCAGCCCGGGCTGGTGGCCCGCACGTTGGTCCGCGATCCGGTCATCGCCGTAGCGTCGCCGGCGTACCTGGCGAACGAGGGCGTCCCGCGCACGCGCCGCGATCTGCGTGACCACCGCTGCCTGATGGGTTTCGCGCGCGGCGAGGTCCCGCAGACGCACTGGCCGGTGGGCCGCGGCCTCCTGCACGTCGAGGGCGCGTTCTTCACCAACGACATGACGCTTTTGTGTGCGGCGGCGCTGCAAGGGCTGGGCATCGCCCTCGTGCCCAGCCTGCTGGTGCGCGCCTTGGTCGATTCAGGCGAGCTGGTCCACGTGCTTCCTGGCGCGCTGGGCGGCGAGAGCCACGTGGCGGTGGTCTACCCCGAACGCGAATTCGTGCCGCCGGCGGTGCGCGCCTTCGTCGACGCCGTGGCGGCCTGGGCCAAGACCAACCTGACCAAGGAGAGCATCAGCGACGATTGCCAGGACGCCCACGCACGGCGAAAGCGCGTTCAGCGCCGACAGGCCAGCCGACGATCCAAGGCCGCATAG
- a CDS encoding DoxX family protein produces MDTTAQATSTRTKTMTTATKRTGARTTAYWITTGLVTLVFLAGGITDVARPANVVAIMNHLGYPLYFATILGIWKLLGAATVVVPAPARLKEWAYAGMFFDLTGAAFSHAASGDPAKAILTPLVILGLVIASWALRPSASYALAHSS; encoded by the coding sequence ATGGACACGACAGCGCAGGCCACGAGCACGAGGACGAAGACCATGACCACGGCAACCAAGCGCACCGGGGCTCGGACCACCGCTTACTGGATCACCACGGGCCTGGTGACCCTGGTTTTCCTGGCCGGCGGCATCACCGACGTGGCCCGGCCCGCGAACGTGGTGGCCATCATGAACCACCTCGGATACCCGCTTTACTTCGCGACCATCCTTGGGATCTGGAAGCTTCTGGGCGCGGCGACGGTGGTGGTGCCGGCGCCGGCGCGATTGAAGGAGTGGGCGTACGCCGGGATGTTCTTCGATTTGACCGGCGCGGCCTTCTCCCATGCCGCCAGCGGCGATCCGGCCAAGGCCATCCTCACGCCGTTGGTGATCCTGGGGCTGGTGATCGCCTCGTGGGCGCTGCGCCCAAGCGCCAGCTATGCCCTGGCCCATTCGAGCTAG
- a CDS encoding RNA polymerase sigma factor, which translates to MVALRPVLLRSACQTVGLADAEDLVQGTIERCLTHLDRFRPDTNLLAWLRRIMSNLMVDGWRRQGRVLFDDQAEHDLVAPEPYQPPPWGELDIEDVRKVAAELPEKFRVVFKLHYFDGLTYASIGARLNMQPNTVGTRLLRARRQVHARLLAARTHQEASTAPEPIVPGPTAPLDRAPRRRLGLSVI; encoded by the coding sequence ATGGTCGCTCTTCGTCCCGTCTTGCTGCGCAGCGCCTGTCAGACCGTGGGCCTCGCTGATGCGGAGGACCTGGTCCAGGGCACCATCGAGCGCTGCCTGACTCATCTTGATCGCTTTCGCCCTGACACCAACCTGCTGGCATGGCTGCGGCGGATCATGTCCAATCTGATGGTCGATGGCTGGCGACGCCAGGGCCGGGTGCTGTTTGATGATCAGGCGGAACACGATCTGGTCGCCCCGGAACCGTATCAACCGCCGCCCTGGGGAGAGCTGGACATAGAAGACGTCCGGAAAGTGGCCGCCGAGCTGCCGGAGAAGTTCCGTGTCGTGTTCAAGCTGCACTATTTCGACGGTCTGACGTATGCCTCGATCGGTGCCCGCCTGAACATGCAACCGAACACCGTCGGCACGCGCCTCCTGCGCGCGCGCCGCCAGGTTCACGCCCGGTTGCTGGCGGCGCGGACGCACCAGGAGGCGTCCACGGCGCCTGAGCCGATCGTCCCGGGACCAACCGCGCCACTGGACCGAGCGCCACGGCGGCGATTGGGGCTTTCTGTCATTTAG